The following coding sequences lie in one Arachis stenosperma cultivar V10309 chromosome 5, arast.V10309.gnm1.PFL2, whole genome shotgun sequence genomic window:
- the LOC130979619 gene encoding chloroplast envelope membrane protein: MSSSTLLCHNNLIFFNHFTTSHAPSSSCFTLHFTPINPKRCDKFVSKAKKKNKRNKSWWRRFFFEDDGNWLGLKEDDMVEIEEEQQRKEEEELSEDEKFEAWKQRAEAIVELREAQEDVRNQEYRMWEDWLLDQHDSASDSGSSWSDGLDYDDKNKNKEKGGRVKEEDEEEDYVVMEKEEKGLVESVRSLIFGAVEQDDDDLLYEDRVFKYASTNSAKFLAVLIVIPWAMDFLVHDYVLMPFLDRYVKKVPLAAQMLDVRRSQKLEMIKELKTESGRFELETEIGKAPPLTDDEVWWELRRKALELREEWRLENRKAFANIWSDAIYGISLFILLYFNKSKVALLKFTGYKIINNISDTGKAFLIILITDIFLGYHSESGWQTLIEIIVEHYGLEVDQAAITIFVCLVPVVVDACVKLWLFKYLPRLSPKVSNIFQEMKRH; this comes from the exons ATGAGCTCTTCAACTTTGTTATGCCACAACAACCTAATCTTCTTTAACCACTTCACTACTTCGCATGCACCTTCTTCTTCCTGTTTCACTCTTCACTTCACTCCCATTAACCCTAAACGCTGCGACAAGTTCGTTTCCAAAGctaagaagaagaacaagaggaacaagagttgGTGGCGCAGGTTCTTCTTTGAGGACGATGGCAACTGGCTTGGATTGAAGGAAGATGAcatggttgaaattgaagaggaACAACAAcggaaagaggaagaggagttATCGGAAGATGAGAAATTCGAGGCGTGGAAGCAGAGAGCTGAAGCCATTGTTGAGTTGAGGGAAGCACAGGAAGATGTGAGGAACCAGGAGTATAGGATGTGGGAGGATTGGCTTCTTGATCAGCATGATTCTGCTTCTGATTCTGGTTCTTCTTGGAGTGATGGTTTGGATTATGATgacaagaacaagaacaaggaAAAGGGGGGAAGGgtgaaagaagaagatgaagaggaggaTTATGTTGTGATGGAGAAAGAGGAGAAGGGTTTGGTGGAGTCTGTTAGGTCGTTAATTTTCGGTGCTGTGGAACAAGATGATGATGACTTGCTCTATGAGGACCGTGTTTTCAAGTATGCTTCCACCAATTCG GCTAAATTTTTGGCAGTGTTGATAGTTATACCTTGGGCCATGGACTTTCTGGTTCATGACTATGTACTGATGCCTTTTTTAGACAG ATATGTGAAGAAAGTACCACTTGCAGCACAAATGCTTGATGTGAGGAGAAGTCAAAAACTTGAAATGATAAAGGAATTAAAGACTGAGTCAGGAAGATTTGAGCTTGAGACAGAGATTGGTAAAGCTCCACCTCTTACTGATGATGAAGTTTGGTGGGAACTAAGGCGTAAAGC ATTAGAGTTGCGAGAAGAGTGGAGATTGGAGAATCGCAAAGCATTTGCCAACATATGGTCAGATGCAATTTATGGGATctctttatttattcttttatacTTCAATAAGAGTAAA GTAGCTTTGCTCAAATTTACTggttataaaattataaataatatttcaGATACTGGGAAGGCATTCCTAATTATACTTATCACAGATATATTCCTTGG GTACCATTCTGAATCTGGTTGGCAAACTTTGATTGAGATAATTGTTGAGCACTATGGGCTTGAAGTTGATCAGGCTGCTATAACTATTTTTGTTTGTCTGGTCCCCGTTGTTGTTGATGCTTGTGTGAAACTTTGG CTATTCAAATACCTCCCAAGATTGTCACCCAAGGTATCAAATATTTTCCAGGAAATGAAGCGTCACTAG
- the LOC130981829 gene encoding LOW QUALITY PROTEIN: serine/threonine-protein kinase STY13-like (The sequence of the model RefSeq protein was modified relative to this genomic sequence to represent the inferred CDS: inserted 2 bases in 1 codon) translates to MLEGGAKFPGLIDLNKHTTDNYYDFSQGFYHKLGEGTNXSIDSMQTSNGGGSVAMSIDNSSVGSNDSHTRILNHQGLRRRANDNYSVQNSVNRRGRVTHALSDDALAQALMDSSSPTEGLENFDEWTIDLRKLNMGEAFAQGAFGKLYRGTYNGEDVAIKILERPENELSKAQLMEQQFQQEVMMLATLKHPNIVRFIGACRKPMVWCIVTEYAKGGSVRQSLMKRQNRSVPLKLAVKQALDVARGMAYVHGLGLIHRDLKSDNLLIFGDKSIKIADFGVARIEVQTEGMTPETGTYRWMAPEMIQHRPYTQKVDVYSFGIVLWELITGMLPFQNMTAVQAAFAVVNKNVRPIIPNDCLPVLRDIMTRCWDPNPDVRPPFAEIVGMLENAETEIMTTVRKARFRCCMTQPMTAD, encoded by the exons ATGTTGGAAGGTGGTGCTAAATTCCCTGGATTAATAGATCTCAACAAGCATACAACTGACAACTATTATGATTTCTCTCAAGGCTTTTACCATAAGCTTGGGGAGGGTACTAA GTCGATTGACAGCATGCAAACAAGTAATGGTGGGGGATCTGTTGCGATGTCCATAGATAATAGTAGTGTTGGGTCTAATGATTCCCATACTCGCATATTGAACCACCAAGGGTTGCGGAGACGTGCAAATGATAACTACTCTGTTCAAAACAGTGTAAATCGTCGAGGAAGAGTCACACATGCATTGAGTGATGATGCTTTGGCTCAAGCTCTAATGGATAGCAGTTCCCCAACTGAGGGGCTTGAAAATTTTGATGAGTGGACAATTGATTTGAGGAAGCTTAATATGGGTGAGGCCTTTGCTCAAGGAGCTTTTGGAAAACTCTATAGGGGAACTTATAATGGTGAAGATGTAGCTATCAAAATCTTGGAGAGGCCTGAAAATGAGTTATCAAAGGCTCAGTTGATGGAACAACAATTTCAGCAGGAAGTTATGATGCTGGCTACGCTAAAGCATCCTAATATAGTTCGTTTCATTGGTGCATGCAGAAAACCGATGGTATGGTGCATTGTAACGGAATATGCCAAAGGGGGTTCTGTTAGACAGTCTTTAATGAAGCGTCAGAACCGGTCAGTTCCCCTAAAATTGGCTGTCAAACAGGCTTTGGATGTTGCTAGAGGCATGGCATATGTTCATGGACTTGGGTTGATCCACAGGGATTTGAAGTCTGATAATCTTCTGATTTTTGGGgacaaatcaattaaaattgcTGACTTTGGTGTTGCTCGCATTGAGGTGCAAACTGAAGGAATGACACCTGAGACTGGAACATACCGTTGGATGGCTCC GGAGATGATCCAGCATAGGCCTTACACACAAAAGGTGGATGTGTATAGCTTTGGGATTGTTCTTTGGGAGCTTATCACCGGAATGCTTCCATTTCAGAACATGACAGCAGTGCAGGCTGCATTTGCAGTTGTGAACAAAAATGTTCGCCCGATCATACCCAACGATTGTTTACCTGTTCTCCGTGACATTATGACAAGATGCTGGGATCCCAACCCTGATGTCCGCCCGCCATTTGCCGAAATTGTAGGAATGCTCGAGAATGCAGAGACTGAGATCATGACAACTGTTCGGAAAGCCCGATTTAGGTGTTGCATGACACAACCAATGACTGCTGACTGA
- the LOC130981830 gene encoding serine/threonine-protein kinase STY13-like, which produces MLEGGAKFPGLIDLNKHTTDNYYDFSQGFYHKLGEGTNMSIDSMQTSNGGGSVAMSIDNSSVGSNDSHTRILNHQGLRRRANDNYSVQNSVNRRGRVTHALSDDALAQALMDSNSPTEGLENFDEWTIDLRKLNMGEAFAQGAFGKLYRGTYNGEDVAIKILERPENDLSKAQLMEQQFQQEVMMLATLKHPNIVRFIGACRKPMVWCIVTEYAKGGSVRQSLMKRQNRSVPLKLAVKQALDVARGMAYVHGLGLIHRDLKSDNLLIFGDKSIKIADFGVARIEVQTEGMTPETGTYRWMAPEMIQHRPYTQRVDVYSFGIVLWELITGMLPFQNMTAVQAAFAVVNKNVRPIIPNDCLPVLREIMTRCWDPNPDVRPPFAEIVGMLENAETEIMTTVRKARFRCCMTQPMTAD; this is translated from the exons ATGTTGGAAGGTGGTGCTAAATTCCCTGGATTAATAGATCTCAACAAGCATACAACTGACAACTATTATGATTTCTCTCAAGGCTTTTACCATAAGCTTGGGGAGGGTACTAATATGTCGATTGACAGCATGCAAACAAGTAATGGTGGGGGATCTGTTGCGATGTCCATAGATAATAGTAGTGTTGGGTCTAATGATTCCCATACTCGCATATTGAACCACCAAGGGTTGCGGCGGCGTGCAAATGATAACTACTCTGTTCAAAACAGTGTAAATCGTCGAGGAAGAGTCACACATGCACTGAGTGATGATGCTTTGGCTCAAGCTCTAATGGATAGCAATTCTCCAACTGAGGGACTTGAAAATTTTGATGAGTGGACAATTGATTTAAGGAAGCTTAATATGGGCGAGGCCTTTGCTCAAGGAGCTTTTGGGAAACTCTACAGGGGTACTTACAATGGTGAAGATGTTGCTATCAAAATCTTGGAAAGGCCTGAAAATGATTTATCAAAGGCTCAGTTGATGGAACAACAGTTTCAGCAGGAGGTTATGATGCTGGCTACACTAAAGCATCCTAATATAGTTCGTTTCATTGGTGCATGCAGAAAACCGATGGTATGGTGCATCGTAACGGAATATGCTAAAGGGGGTTCTGTTAGACAGTCTTTAATGAAACGTCAGAATCGATCAGTTCCCCTAAAATTGGCCGTCAAACAGGCTTTGGATGTTGCTAGAGGAATGGCATATGTTCATGGACTTGGGTTGATCCACAGGGATTTGAAGTCTGATAATCTTTTGATTTTTGGggataaatcaattaaaattgcTGACTTCGGTGTTGCTCGGATTGAGGTGCAAACGGAAGGAATGACACCTGAGACTGGAACATACCGTTGGATGGCTCC GGAGATGATCCAGCATAGGCCTTACACACAAAGAGTGGATGTGTATAGCTTTGGGATTGTTCTTTGGGAGCTTATCACTGGAATGCTTCCATTTCAGAACATGACAGCAGTACAGGCAGCATTTGCAGTTGTAAACAAAAATGTTCGCCCGATTATACCCAATGATTGCTTACCTGTTCTCCGTGAAATCATGACCAGATGCTGGGACCCCAACCCTGATGTCCGGCCACCATTTGCAGAAATTGTAGGAATGCTTGAGAATGCAGAGACCGAGATCATGACAACTGTTCGGAAGGCTCGATTCAGGTGTTGCATGACACAACCAATGACTGCTGACTGA